The sequence ACGTCCGCCCTGCAGCGCGAAGTCGACGAACTCCGCGCGGAAGTCGGTCGCCGCTACCAGGTGGGCAACATCGTCGGTCGGTCCAAGGGGATGCAGGACGTCTTCCGAACCGTCTCGATGGTGGCGCCGCTGCGCACCACCGTGCTGATTACGGGAGAAAGCGGAACCGGCAAGGAACTGATCGCCAAGGCGCTACACTACCAGAGCCCGCGCGCCGGCCGCCCGATGACAGCCATCAACTGCGCCGCGATTCCGGAATCGCTGCTCGAGAGCGAGCTCTTCGGGCACGAGCGCGGCGCGTTCACCGGGGCCGACACGAAGAAGCTCGGCCTCTTCGAGTTGGCCAACAACAGCACGATCTTCCTGGACGAGATCGGCGAGCTTCACCCAACCGTGCAAGCCAAGCTGCTGCGGGTCCTGGAGACCGGAGAGTTCATTCGCGTCGGTGGCACCCGCTCGGTGTCCACCGACGTGCGCATCGTCGCGGCCTCGAACCGGAACCTCGAAGAAGGCTCGCGCGACGGCTCGTTCCGGGCGGATCTCTACTACCGCCTGAACGTCGTCTCGATGCACCTGCCGCCGCTTCGCGAACGGCGCGTAGATCTCGCGCTCCTCATCCGGCACTTCGCGCAGGCCAAGGCCGTCGAACTCGGGATCCCCGAGCGCACATTCGCACCGAAGACCATCGACCTCCTCCTTCGCTACCGCTGGCCCGGGAACGTCCGCGAATTGGAGAACCTCGTCGAGCGACTTCTGGTCCTGGCGACGCAAGGACCGATCACGCCCGAGGAACTCCCGGTCGGGATGCGCGAGGCCCCCACCGGGAGCCCCGAGGACGTCCGCGCCGCCGTCCTCCTCGGAACCAAGAGCCTCTCCGACGCCGTCGACGGCTTCGAGCGCGACATCATCTCCTTGGCGCTCCAGGTGGCCGACTTCAACCAGACGCGAGCGGCAGAGCGATTGGGCACGACACGACGCATCCTGAAGTACCGAATGGACAAGCTAGGAATCGGCGAGCGCTGATCGCCCGGCTCCGTCGACCGCGCAGGTGCGCGGGCGCGCCGTTCATTCTTCGCGACCTCGCACGAAATTGTACGGCAAATCGCTGCGTTGCGTCACTTCAACCGCGACCGGACCGTCGAACGAATTCCCGCGCTTTCTACGGATCTGCCGGCACCTGCGAAGATTCGGCGGAACCACTCCAATGGCACACGGTGTGCATCTTGGGTG is a genomic window of Candidatus Binatia bacterium containing:
- a CDS encoding sigma-54 dependent transcriptional regulator; the encoded protein is MSTHPQGAPTDDTESVKRTRRPHVLVVDDEAGIRESLRIILRDEFELSFAETGEEALRKTSIEQPDAVLLDIVLPGMDGIATLERLRAEVPHTPVVMVTATRTLKTAVTAIKLGAYDYVQKPFDLDELKVLLGNAVRTSALQREVDELRAEVGRRYQVGNIVGRSKGMQDVFRTVSMVAPLRTTVLITGESGTGKELIAKALHYQSPRAGRPMTAINCAAIPESLLESELFGHERGAFTGADTKKLGLFELANNSTIFLDEIGELHPTVQAKLLRVLETGEFIRVGGTRSVSTDVRIVAASNRNLEEGSRDGSFRADLYYRLNVVSMHLPPLRERRVDLALLIRHFAQAKAVELGIPERTFAPKTIDLLLRYRWPGNVRELENLVERLLVLATQGPITPEELPVGMREAPTGSPEDVRAAVLLGTKSLSDAVDGFERDIISLALQVADFNQTRAAERLGTTRRILKYRMDKLGIGER